A single region of the Deinococcus radiodurans R1 = ATCC 13939 = DSM 20539 genome encodes:
- a CDS encoding alanine/glycine:cation symporter family protein, which produces MGRLPAALVFTGLLGAVSWASAQGPSVDERINAVVTPVSHFLSGLIFASISVGEAQVPLIVVWLAVAAIVCTLSFRFVNIWGFKHGIDLVRGRYGNDADAPGMVTHFQALTTAVSGTVGLGNIAGVAVALSLGGPGATFWMILVGLLSMSTKFVECTLGVKYRRINPDGRVDGGPMFYLTRGLAEIGKAGLGRVLGPFYALCMIFASLGAGNMFQSNQAAQQIINATGGPASPLSGSAWLIGLGLALLVGAVILGGIRAIANVTSKLVPAMAAIYIVSIILILSLNFSALPAAFSAIWQGAFAPQGIAGGFIGVMIQGMRRATFSNEAGIGSAAIAHSPVKTYRPVTEGFVALLEPFIDTVVICTMTALALIVTGAYAQTDVAGVAMTNAAFRSVSPLLSSVLAIAVALFAFSTMISYAYYGTRAVRYLLGPSELATNLFKLVFLSFVVIGASMSLGAVVNLSDALLFIASIPNIIGLYLLLPVVHRELESYWADFRSGRLD; this is translated from the coding sequence ATGGGGCGCCTCCCAGCAGCACTCGTGTTCACTGGCCTGCTGGGCGCCGTCTCTTGGGCTTCAGCCCAGGGCCCGAGCGTGGATGAGCGGATCAACGCGGTGGTCACGCCCGTCAGCCACTTTTTATCAGGCCTCATTTTCGCCAGCATTTCCGTCGGTGAGGCCCAGGTGCCGCTGATCGTGGTGTGGCTGGCGGTCGCCGCCATCGTCTGCACGCTCAGCTTCCGCTTCGTCAATATCTGGGGCTTCAAACACGGGATCGACCTCGTGCGTGGCCGCTACGGCAACGACGCCGACGCGCCAGGCATGGTCACGCATTTTCAGGCGCTGACCACAGCCGTTTCCGGGACGGTGGGTCTGGGAAATATCGCCGGGGTCGCGGTCGCCCTGAGCCTCGGTGGGCCCGGCGCGACGTTCTGGATGATTCTGGTCGGCCTGCTCAGCATGAGCACCAAGTTTGTGGAATGTACCCTCGGAGTCAAATACCGCCGCATCAACCCCGATGGGCGCGTAGACGGTGGCCCGATGTTTTATCTGACCCGGGGGCTGGCCGAAATAGGGAAAGCGGGGCTGGGCCGGGTCTTGGGGCCGTTTTACGCCCTGTGCATGATCTTTGCTTCTCTGGGGGCGGGCAACATGTTTCAGAGCAACCAGGCGGCGCAGCAGATCATCAACGCCACGGGTGGCCCGGCCAGCCCTCTGTCAGGCTCGGCCTGGTTGATTGGGCTCGGCCTGGCGCTGCTCGTCGGCGCGGTCATCCTGGGTGGGATTCGCGCCATCGCCAACGTGACCAGCAAACTCGTCCCCGCCATGGCTGCGATTTATATCGTGTCCATCATTTTGATTCTGTCCCTGAACTTTTCTGCCTTGCCCGCCGCCTTCTCTGCCATCTGGCAAGGCGCTTTTGCGCCGCAGGGCATCGCCGGTGGCTTTATCGGCGTGATGATTCAGGGCATGCGGCGCGCAACGTTCAGCAACGAAGCCGGCATCGGCTCGGCCGCCATCGCCCACAGCCCTGTCAAAACGTACCGGCCCGTCACTGAGGGCTTCGTCGCGCTGCTCGAGCCATTTATTGATACGGTGGTCATTTGCACGATGACGGCGCTCGCCCTGATCGTGACCGGTGCCTACGCCCAGACCGATGTGGCGGGCGTGGCGATGACGAACGCGGCCTTCCGCAGCGTTTCGCCGCTGCTCAGCTCGGTGCTCGCCATTGCCGTGGCCCTCTTCGCGTTCAGCACCATGATCAGCTACGCCTACTACGGCACCCGCGCGGTGCGGTATCTGCTTGGTCCGAGCGAACTGGCCACCAACCTCTTCAAGCTGGTCTTTCTGAGCTTTGTCGTGATCGGCGCGAGCATGAGTCTGGGCGCAGTGGTGAACCTCTCCGACGCGCTGCTGTTTATCGCCTCTATTCCCAACATCATTGGCCTATACCTGCTGTTGCCGGTGGTGCACCGTGAGCTGGAGAGTTACTGGGCGGACTTCAGATCGGGTCGTCTGGATTAA
- a CDS encoding IS4-like element ISDra1 family transposase has protein sequence MIDARSVNHHDLSAHMPGMSTPQGKKRRADRTFRDEQLDRGFFIALLVVHLPPGKVLLSLDRTNWEHGETPINFLVLGAVVHGFTLPLIWVPLDQSGNSHTYARMWLVLKLLRAWPAKRWLGLVADREFIGAEWFRFLRRQGIKRAIRIRQTDMLDDMNGKEWFEHVQHGHFHEIGEKVFVFGELMRVVATRSPVGDLVIIATDFSARKTWRLYKQRWSIECTFSSFKKRGFDLERTGMTERSRLQRLFGLVTLAWMFCLRLGVWLSQTWPIPVLKHGRRAVSLVRHGAQHLVDALRWKPQQFMAILEVFIQAFCLPGAAESEVVTY, from the coding sequence ATGATTGACGCGAGGAGCGTCAATCATCACGACCTGAGTGCCCATATGCCGGGGATGAGTACCCCGCAGGGCAAGAAGAGACGAGCAGACCGCACCTTCCGGGATGAGCAGCTGGACAGGGGCTTTTTCATCGCTCTGCTTGTCGTCCATCTTCCACCGGGGAAGGTTTTGCTAAGTCTGGACCGCACCAATTGGGAGCACGGGGAAACGCCCATCAACTTTCTGGTGCTTGGAGCCGTGGTTCACGGCTTCACCCTGCCGCTCATCTGGGTGCCTCTCGACCAGTCTGGGAACAGTCACACCTACGCTCGAATGTGGCTGGTGTTGAAGCTCCTTCGGGCCTGGCCAGCGAAACGCTGGCTGGGTCTGGTGGCCGATCGGGAGTTCATCGGCGCGGAATGGTTCCGCTTTCTTCGTCGTCAGGGCATCAAGAGGGCAATTCGTATCCGACAGACCGACATGCTAGACGACATGAATGGGAAAGAGTGGTTTGAGCATGTCCAGCACGGTCATTTTCACGAGATCGGCGAAAAGGTGTTCGTGTTCGGGGAGTTGATGCGGGTGGTCGCAACGAGGTCACCTGTGGGTGACCTCGTCATCATCGCCACAGATTTCAGTGCTCGGAAGACCTGGAGGCTCTACAAACAGCGCTGGTCGATTGAGTGCACCTTCAGCAGTTTCAAAAAGCGAGGCTTTGACTTAGAGCGAACCGGAATGACGGAAAGGAGCCGTCTACAGCGACTCTTCGGACTGGTGACATTGGCTTGGATGTTCTGTTTGCGCCTGGGGGTCTGGCTGAGCCAGACCTGGCCCATCCCTGTTCTAAAGCATGGTCGGAGAGCGGTCAGTCTGGTACGGCACGGCGCTCAGCATCTCGTGGATGCCCTACGGTGGAAACCCCAACAGTTCATGGCGATCCTGGAGGTGTTCATCCAGGCTTTTTGCCTGCCAGGAGCGGCTGAAAGTGAAGTTGTCACCTAC